In Crassostrea angulata isolate pt1a10 chromosome 4, ASM2561291v2, whole genome shotgun sequence, one genomic interval encodes:
- the LOC128182461 gene encoding uncharacterized protein LOC128182461 isoform X1 has protein sequence MRTTILSLLFISLFGYIRAGPTCIRCTDAAEIAECITNTAECGDNEQCYLEKVTKEDLSIRYNAGCRSTAVCQIMASLNTGRKKRDLVNCADCCADAPNENGPCNAALCGLKPNPLQATCVVCDGIHSDVRSCTQAATCPPNEACFTGIRIVGTAIRYVFGCYEERVCKAMLDNDKSNSTINRQGRVIHGDQGIRICDACCKGDRCNAADCFDLKKKMAATFSPTTPGAVVTTALPPPATT, from the exons ATGAGAACAACAATAC tatcTCTTCTTTTCATATCCTTGTTTG gCTATATTCGTGCCGGACCAACATGCATACGATGCACCGATGCCGCGGAAATTGCAGAATGCATTACAAACACAGCTGAATGTGGAGATAATGAG CAATGCTATCTAGAGAAGGTAACAAAAGAAGATCTCAGCATTAGATATAACGCCGGATGTCGATCCACTGCG GTCTGTCAAATAATGGCTTCATTAAATACTGGAAGGAAGAAGAGAGACTTAGTGAACTGTGCCGATTGTTGTGCTGATGCTCCGAATGAGAATGGTCCTTGCAATGCTGCACTTTGTGGACTTA AGCCCAATCCTCTTCAGGCCACTTGCGTCGTCTGTGATGGTATCCACTCTGACGTAAGGTCCTGTACCCAAGCTGCTACCTGTCCACCAAATGAG GCTTGCTTTACTGGAATTCGTATTGTCGGTACAGCTATTAGATATGTATTTGGTTGCTACGAAGAGCGt GTCTGTAAAGCTATGCTTGATAATGACAAATCGAACTCGACCATTAACAGACAAGGAAGAGTTATCCACGGAGACCAGGGAATACGCATCTGTGATGCTTGTTGTAAAGGAGATAGATGCAATGCCGCTGACTGTTTTGATCTTAAAAAGA AAATGGCAGCGACATTCTCTCCCACTACACCAGGAGCAGTTGTAACCACAGCACTTCCACCTCCTGCAACGACATAA
- the LOC128180821 gene encoding transcription factor IIIB 50 kDa subunit-like has translation MASKCKYCGEDAVISTNDAPSVSMRVCQECGSVNDENFISDETPFSRGFDNTSAFDFKQSLSKSARNALQVTTPQGLKLGKNRITIVGQTFKLGVSLIDDAANLYERLFRHPDIIHKTMSNKLLLAAACVYIKMRENDLPVPLRWFCKVSGICANDFSRNFLFVLKCMDIKLNYPSIESEIDIVLEPAKLGSKVMNLTAEIIQLCQKAWIVSGRSHSPVIIAASHIAWYTLTENKGRKSSLRDYCKEFKFSYSRPISDRSSEIHETIFELGKSLPWVIGSYKDKKLFNRKYLLEIVKYRESLLYNHQIEVTEKLVPVIDMKSNTSPSDVKEKGFENSDNSSINTEKLFPNQKTVSFSNSNVKDTSDTNKIFSHSKDDNIQWASAADERPTEIQPNNEHSQNTQKSCSSDCKMESKPCDRVNGKFSASKDVHEVVYESDSTLQKNIFIPPILKKPRKRLYYEAVEDTEGLDCNDELSEAHEHDVDQYIRSEEEIKEIKQLKH, from the coding sequence ATGGCTTCTAAGTGCAAATACTGTGGGGAAGATGCTGTGATATCAACAAATGATGCACCATCTGTCTCCATGCGAGTGTGTCAGGAATGCGGATCAGTAAATGACGAGAATTTTATTTCCGATGAGACACCATTCTCCAGGGGATTCGATAACACCTCTGCTTTCGACTTCAAACAGTCTCTGTCTAAATCAGCGAGAAATGCTCTCCAAGTAACAACACCACAGGGCCTGAAATTGGGCAAGAATCGTATCACAATTGTTGGACAGACCTTCAAGCTAGGGGTTTCCCTCATTGATGATGCTGCGAATTTGTATGAAAGGTTGTTTAGGCATCCAGATATTATCCACAAGACCATGTCAAATAAACTCCTTCTAGCAGCAGCATGTGTGTATATCAAGATGCGCGAGAATGATCTTCCTGTTCCACTTCGTTGGTTTTGTAAGGTTTCAGGCATATGTGCTAACGACTTTTCAAGAAACTTTCTGTTTGTGCTCAAATGCATGGACATCAAGTTGAACTACCCAAGCATAGAGTCAGAAATTGATATTGTGTTGGAACCTGCAAAATTAGGCTCAAAAGTCATGAACCTTACTGCTGAAATCATTCAACTGTGTCAGAAGGCTTGGATTGTGAGTGGTCGTTCTCATTCCCCCGTAATTATAGCGGCATCTCATATTGCCTGGTACACTCTGACTGAGAACAAAGGCAGGAAGTCATCACTGCGAGATTATTGCAAGGAATTTAAGTTTTCATATTCAAGACCCATTTCTGATCGAAGCAGTGAAATTCATGAAACAATTTTTGAGCTTGGAAAGAGTTTGCCATGGGTCATTGGCAGTTATAAAGATAAGAAATTATTCAATAGGAAATACCTTTTGGAGATTGTGAAATACAGGGAAAGTCTTCTCTACAATCACCAGATAGAAGTGACTGAGAAACTCGTACCTGTAATTGACATGAAATCTAACACAAGTCCTTCAGATGTTAAGGAAAAAGGTTTTGAAAACTCTGATAATTCTAGCATCAATACTGAGAAATTGTTTCCAAACCAGAAAACTGTGTCATTTTCCAATTCTAATGTAAAAGACACCTCTGACACGAACAAAATCTTTTCTCATTCTAAAGATGATAATATCCAGTGGGCTTCAGCCGCTGATGAAAGGCCTACAGAAATTCAGCCCAACAACGAACATTCTCAGAACACTCAAAAAAGCTGTTCATCAGACTGTAAAATGGAAAGTAAACCTTGTGACAGAGTCAATGGAAAATTTAGTGCTTCAAAAGATGTTCATGAAGTTGTTTATGAGAGTGATTCCACCcttcagaaaaatatatttattcctCCAATATTGAAAAAACCCCGAAAAAGATTGTACTATGAAGCTGTTGAAGATACTGAAGGACTGGATTGTAATGATGAACTGTCAGAAGCCCATGAACACGACGTTGATCAGTACATCCGATCAGAAGAAGAGATTAAGGAAATCAAACAACTCAAACATtga
- the LOC128182461 gene encoding uncharacterized protein LOC128182461 isoform X2 yields MRTTILSLLFISLFGYIRAGPTCIRCTDAAEIAECITNTAECGDNEQCYLEKVTKEDLSIRYNAGCRSTAVCQIMASLNTGRKKRDLVNCADCCADAPNENGPCNAALCGLKPNPLQATCVVCDGIHSDVRSCTQAATCPPNEACFTGIRIVGTAIRYVFGCYEERVCKAMLDNDKSNSTINRQGRVIHGDQGIRICDACCKGDRCNAADCFDLKKNMTAGDFSNGSTTPVPTGNP; encoded by the exons ATGAGAACAACAATAC tatcTCTTCTTTTCATATCCTTGTTTG gCTATATTCGTGCCGGACCAACATGCATACGATGCACCGATGCCGCGGAAATTGCAGAATGCATTACAAACACAGCTGAATGTGGAGATAATGAG CAATGCTATCTAGAGAAGGTAACAAAAGAAGATCTCAGCATTAGATATAACGCCGGATGTCGATCCACTGCG GTCTGTCAAATAATGGCTTCATTAAATACTGGAAGGAAGAAGAGAGACTTAGTGAACTGTGCCGATTGTTGTGCTGATGCTCCGAATGAGAATGGTCCTTGCAATGCTGCACTTTGTGGACTTA AGCCCAATCCTCTTCAGGCCACTTGCGTCGTCTGTGATGGTATCCACTCTGACGTAAGGTCCTGTACCCAAGCTGCTACCTGTCCACCAAATGAG GCTTGCTTTACTGGAATTCGTATTGTCGGTACAGCTATTAGATATGTATTTGGTTGCTACGAAGAGCGt GTCTGTAAAGCTATGCTTGATAATGACAAATCGAACTCGACCATTAACAGACAAGGAAGAGTTATCCACGGAGACCAGGGAATACGCATCTGTGATGCTTGTTGTAAAGGAGATAGATGCAATGCCGCTGACTGTTTTGATCTTAAAAAGA ATATGACAGCTGGGGATTTTAGCAATGGTTCTACAACCCCTGTCCCGACAGGAAATCCTTGA
- the LOC128181158 gene encoding uncharacterized protein LOC128181158, whose protein sequence is MRSSVATLVVTCLTFGYVIGAGPLCLKCQDAASIEECRQQSRAPCGENENCFLRKYTTDNLEIRFEAGCLSKTTCALLNSLTTLGRRSVWGLDLVRPKKDVTNCFQCCGASATDSGPCNSHLCGQVPNTELVTCKVCVGVHDHIASCSREDVCPPTEACYTGIRVVGTEAKYVFGCANKRICRSLAMDSKMKRVIHGDVGLNICDACCVGRNCNEAECFALKKVMKLSDYLSNITSTQQAVV, encoded by the exons atGAGAAGTTCTGTTG CAACCCTGGTTGTCACATGCTTAACATTTG ggTACGTCATTGGAGCTGGTCCCCTTTGCTTAAAGTGCCAAGATGCCGCGTCCATTGAGGAATGTAGACAGCAAAGCAGAGCCCCTTGTGGAGAAAACGAG AATTGCTTTTTGAGGAAATATACAACAGATAATTTGGAAATCAGATTTGAAGCTGGCTGTCTTTCCAAAACG ACATGCGCACTTTTAAACTCTCTGACCACACTAGGGAGGAGAAGTGTTTGGGGACTAGATTTGGTGAGACCAAAGAAGGACGTAACCAACTGTTTCCAGTGCTGTGGAGCCTCAGCAACAGACAGCGGTCCTTGTAACTCTCACCTCTGTGGCCAAG ttcCAAATACTGAACTGGTGACCTGTAAAGTTTGTGTTGGAGTGCATGATCACATAGCCAGTTGTTCTCGGGAAGATGTCTGTCCACCAACTGAG GCATGTTATACTGGTATCCGAGTCGTGGGGACCGAGGCAAAGTACGTCTTTGGATGCGCTAATAAACGA ATTTGCAGATCTTTGGCGATGGACAGCAAAATGAAGAGGGTAATACACGGCGATGTCGGTCTAAATATATGTGACGCTTGTTGTGTTGGGCGAAACTGTAATGAGGCAGAATGTTTTGCTTTAAAGAAAG TGATGAAGCTCAGTGACTACCTTTCGAACATCACATCAACACAACAAGCTGttgtttaa